Proteins encoded together in one Lachnospiraceae bacterium JLR.KK008 window:
- the rlmD gene encoding 23S rRNA (uracil(1939)-C(5))-methyltransferase RlmD → MVYKKNDIILLHIEDLSAEGQGIGKAEGFPFFVKDAVIGDTIEARVTKLKKNYGYARLEKVVTPSSFRVEPMCAFHKQCGGCQIQVLSYERQLEFKTKKVANNLIRLGGFPAELIERKIEPIIGMQTPFHYRNKAQFPIGTDKNNDIVVGFYAGRTHTIIANTDCALGTLENREILEAVLSYMRNYKVEAYDEGSGRGLIRHVLIRKGFATGELMVCLIINGQSLPFAEELTTDLIRIKGMTSVSYCVNREKTNVIMGEKVVSLWGSRTIRDQIGEITFSISPLSFYQINPVQTRKLYELAVEYADLHGTETVWDLYCGIGTISIFMAGKAGRVYGVEVIPQAIEDARENARLNGIDNAEFIVGKAENVLPEKYASEGIHADVIVVDPPRKGCDEKCLETILQMRPQKIVYVSCDSATLARDLKILCEGGYELQRVRPVDMFPQTVHVETVVMLSHKNPTA, encoded by the coding sequence ATGGTTTATAAGAAAAATGATATTATCCTTTTACATATTGAAGATTTGAGTGCGGAAGGCCAGGGAATTGGTAAGGCGGAAGGTTTTCCCTTTTTTGTCAAAGACGCGGTCATCGGTGATACCATAGAGGCCAGAGTGACAAAGCTGAAGAAAAATTATGGTTATGCCAGACTGGAGAAGGTGGTGACACCTTCTTCTTTTCGCGTAGAGCCGATGTGTGCTTTTCATAAGCAGTGCGGCGGCTGTCAGATTCAAGTGCTTTCTTATGAAAGACAACTGGAATTTAAAACAAAGAAAGTGGCAAACAATCTCATCCGCCTGGGCGGGTTTCCGGCAGAACTGATTGAACGGAAGATCGAACCGATCATTGGGATGCAAACGCCGTTTCATTATCGCAATAAAGCACAATTTCCGATTGGAACAGACAAAAACAATGACATAGTAGTAGGGTTTTATGCGGGCAGGACGCATACGATTATTGCCAATACGGACTGTGCGCTGGGGACTTTAGAAAACAGGGAGATTTTAGAGGCGGTACTTTCTTATATGCGTAACTATAAGGTTGAGGCTTATGATGAAGGTAGCGGCCGGGGGCTCATCCGCCATGTACTGATCCGCAAGGGATTTGCGACCGGGGAGCTGATGGTCTGCCTGATTATCAATGGTCAGAGTCTTCCCTTTGCGGAAGAACTGACAACAGATCTGATTCGGATCAAAGGTATGACGAGTGTGTCATATTGTGTCAATCGGGAGAAAACGAATGTGATTATGGGCGAGAAAGTCGTGTCTCTCTGGGGCAGCAGGACGATCAGAGATCAGATCGGGGAAATAACATTTTCCATCTCTCCGCTTTCGTTTTACCAGATCAACCCGGTACAGACAAGGAAACTGTACGAGCTGGCAGTGGAATATGCGGACCTGCATGGTACGGAGACGGTATGGGATCTGTATTGTGGTATTGGCACGATCTCCATTTTCATGGCCGGCAAGGCAGGCCGGGTTTATGGAGTCGAAGTGATTCCGCAGGCGATCGAGGATGCCAGAGAAAACGCAAGGCTCAACGGAATTGACAATGCGGAGTTTATCGTGGGGAAGGCAGAAAATGTGCTTCCGGAGAAATATGCGTCAGAGGGCATTCATGCGGACGTGATCGTAGTAGATCCTCCGCGCAAAGGCTGTGATGAGAAATGCCTGGAGACGATACTGCAGATGCGCCCGCAGAAGATCGTATATGTGAGCTGTGATTCTGCGACGCTGGCAAGAGACTTGAAGATACTGTGTGAAGGCGGTTATGAATTGCAACGGGTCAGGCCGGTGGACATGTTTCCGCAGACTGTGCATGTGGAGACGGTTGTAATGCTTTCTCACAAAAATCCGACAGCGTAA
- a CDS encoding DHH family phosphoesterase, whose product MKKRIKLKGRLRLYLQGSMLLGIWLVLINFGIYLMDYRSGLLLTGALIVYFAVIFMLMFYNKPVIMNELISFATQYGQIQKRLLREMEIPYALLDEGGKVIWTNKAFEKVIHKEKGYHKAITAVFPELTKDRLPGEEEETETGLVFEDSEFTVKMKKISLRDMAVNSEIFQEPNYKGFLIALYLYDETALKIALRENDNQSLAVGMIYLDNYEEALESVEEVRRSLLIALIDRMVNKYIASMDGIAKKLEKDKYFIILRKESVLCLEENKFDLLDDVKTVNIGNEMAVTLSIGIGLDGLSNTQNYEFSRAAIDLALGRGGDQAVVKTSDSITYYGGKSQQVEKNTRVKARVKAHALNEIISSKDKVLVMGHRMADVDSFGAAIGIYRIAKSLNRKAHIVINDVTTSVSPLLAMFQDNPEYEEDLIINSAQAIEASENNTVLIVVDVNKPSITECPELLHTCKSIVVLDHHRQGSETIENATLSYVEPYASSACEMVTEILQYIKDGIRPRAEEADSMYAGIIIDTNNFTTKTGVRTFEAAAYLRRNGADVTRVRKLFREDAMEYKTRADVVRQAEIYKKCYALSTCSSDGVKSPTVIGAQAANELMNIKGIRASFVMTQFQGKIYFSARSIDEVNVQVIMERLGGGGHMNIAGAQMENISLQEAVSIMKATLDRMMEEGDL is encoded by the coding sequence ATGAAAAAAAGGATTAAGCTAAAAGGAAGACTGAGATTATATCTTCAGGGTTCCATGTTGCTTGGTATTTGGCTCGTACTGATAAATTTTGGTATTTACCTGATGGATTACCGTTCAGGTCTTTTGCTCACAGGGGCTTTGATTGTTTATTTTGCAGTTATTTTTATGCTGATGTTCTATAACAAACCGGTTATTATGAACGAGCTGATCAGCTTTGCGACACAGTATGGACAGATTCAGAAACGACTTTTGCGGGAAATGGAGATTCCCTATGCGCTGTTGGATGAGGGCGGAAAGGTCATCTGGACGAATAAAGCATTCGAAAAAGTAATACATAAAGAAAAAGGCTATCACAAAGCAATTACCGCCGTTTTTCCGGAACTGACAAAGGACAGGCTCCCCGGTGAGGAGGAAGAGACGGAGACGGGACTGGTATTTGAAGACAGTGAATTTACGGTAAAGATGAAAAAAATTTCCCTGCGGGATATGGCAGTAAACAGTGAGATCTTTCAGGAACCGAATTATAAAGGATTTCTGATCGCCCTTTACCTGTATGATGAAACGGCGTTGAAGATCGCTCTGAGGGAGAATGATAATCAGTCTCTGGCTGTGGGAATGATTTATCTGGATAACTATGAGGAAGCACTGGAAAGTGTGGAAGAAGTCAGACGTTCTCTTTTGATTGCGTTGATCGACCGGATGGTCAATAAATACATCGCTTCGATGGACGGCATTGCCAAGAAGCTGGAGAAGGACAAGTATTTTATTATTTTGCGCAAGGAATCCGTTCTCTGCCTGGAAGAGAATAAATTTGATCTTCTGGATGATGTGAAGACGGTCAATATCGGGAATGAAATGGCAGTCACGTTGAGTATTGGCATCGGGTTGGACGGGCTCAGCAATACACAAAATTATGAATTTTCCAGAGCCGCTATCGATCTCGCACTCGGACGGGGCGGTGATCAGGCGGTCGTTAAGACATCGGATTCTATCACGTATTATGGCGGGAAAAGCCAGCAGGTAGAGAAAAATACACGGGTTAAGGCGAGAGTAAAAGCCCATGCCTTAAATGAGATCATTTCTTCAAAAGATAAAGTACTTGTCATGGGCCATCGAATGGCAGATGTGGACAGCTTTGGGGCGGCGATCGGTATCTACCGGATCGCAAAATCTTTAAATAGAAAAGCACATATTGTAATCAATGATGTTACAACGTCGGTCAGCCCTCTGCTTGCTATGTTTCAGGACAATCCTGAATATGAGGAAGATCTGATCATTAACAGTGCACAGGCAATCGAGGCATCGGAAAACAATACGGTATTGATCGTTGTAGATGTCAACAAGCCGAGTATTACGGAATGTCCGGAACTGCTGCACACATGCAAGTCGATCGTTGTGCTCGATCATCACAGACAGGGTTCGGAGACAATAGAAAATGCAACTTTGTCTTATGTAGAGCCATATGCTTCGTCGGCGTGTGAAATGGTTACGGAAATCCTGCAATATATCAAGGATGGTATCAGGCCCAGAGCCGAGGAGGCCGACAGCATGTATGCGGGCATCATCATTGATACGAACAACTTTACAACAAAGACCGGGGTCCGCACATTCGAGGCGGCGGCGTATCTGCGCAGGAATGGGGCCGATGTGACCCGGGTGAGAAAGCTCTTTCGTGAAGATGCGATGGAATACAAGACAAGGGCGGACGTTGTCAGACAGGCGGAAATTTATAAAAAATGTTATGCGTTGTCTACCTGCTCCAGCGATGGCGTAAAGAGTCCTACTGTGATCGGTGCGCAGGCTGCCAATGAACTGATGAATATCAAAGGCATCAGGGCAAGCTTTGTCATGACGCAGTTCCAGGGTAAAATATATTTCAGCGCCCGTTCGATTGACGAAGTCAATGTACAGGTTATCATGGAACGGTTGGGCGGCGGCGGTCATATGAACATCGCGGGAGCGCAGATGGAAAACATTTCGTTACAGGAAGCTGTATCGATAATGAAAGCTACTTTAGACAGAATGATGGAAGAAGGCGATTTATAA
- the dnaB gene encoding replicative DNA helicase, which translates to MEEALLKRVLPHSVEAEQSVIGSMIMDREAIVVAAELLHREDFYGKQYGAVFEAIIELNDEGKPVDVVTLQDRLKEKDVPPEISSLEFIRDLITGLPTSANIKYYANIVSEKATLRKLIRLNEEIANTCYVGKENLETILEDTEKRVFDLLQRRNSSDYVPIREIVMNAMDRIEMASKNKGVVTGIPTGFIDLDYRTAGMQPSDLILIAARPSMGKTAFVLNIAQYMAFKQSQTVAVFSLEMSKEQLVNRLFSLESKVDSQHIRTGNLTDTEWEKLIESAGIIGKSNLIIDDTPGISISELRSKCRKYKLEHDLKIVIIDYLQLMSGSGRTDSRQQEISDISRSLKALARELNVPVIALSQLSRAVEQRPDHRPMLSDLRESGAIEQDADVVMFIYRDDYYNKDTDIKGVAEIIIAKQRNGPIGTVNLAWLPDYTKFANIQK; encoded by the coding sequence ATGGAAGAGGCATTGTTAAAACGGGTATTACCCCACAGTGTGGAGGCAGAACAGTCTGTGATCGGTTCCATGATCATGGACCGGGAAGCCATCGTCGTAGCTGCCGAGTTATTACATAGAGAAGACTTTTACGGCAAGCAGTATGGAGCCGTATTTGAGGCGATTATTGAACTGAATGACGAAGGAAAACCTGTTGATGTCGTCACATTACAGGATCGGCTAAAAGAGAAAGACGTGCCTCCGGAGATCAGCAGTCTGGAATTTATCCGTGACTTGATCACGGGCCTGCCCACATCGGCAAACATCAAATATTATGCCAACATCGTCTCCGAAAAGGCAACGCTGCGTAAGCTGATCCGTTTGAATGAAGAGATCGCCAATACCTGCTATGTCGGTAAAGAAAATCTGGAGACGATATTAGAAGACACGGAAAAGAGAGTCTTTGATCTGCTACAGAGAAGAAACAGCAGCGATTATGTGCCGATCCGGGAAATCGTCATGAATGCTATGGACAGGATTGAGATGGCTTCCAAAAATAAAGGAGTGGTGACAGGCATTCCCACAGGGTTTATTGATCTGGATTACAGAACAGCCGGGATGCAGCCTTCCGATTTGATTTTGATAGCAGCGAGACCTTCGATGGGGAAGACGGCATTTGTACTCAATATCGCACAGTATATGGCTTTCAAGCAAAGCCAGACAGTTGCTGTTTTCAGTCTGGAAATGTCAAAAGAGCAGCTTGTGAATCGTCTCTTTTCGTTGGAATCAAAAGTTGATTCTCAGCATATCCGTACCGGAAATCTGACAGATACGGAATGGGAAAAACTAATTGAGAGTGCCGGTATTATCGGAAAGTCGAATCTGATCATTGATGATACGCCAGGAATCAGCATATCGGAGCTTCGATCAAAATGCAGGAAGTATAAGTTGGAGCATGATTTGAAGATTGTTATCATTGATTATCTTCAGTTAATGTCAGGGAGTGGCCGTACGGATTCCAGACAACAGGAAATATCTGACATATCGCGGTCTCTGAAAGCGCTTGCCCGGGAACTGAATGTTCCGGTGATTGCATTGTCACAGCTCAGCCGTGCGGTGGAGCAGAGACCGGATCACAGACCGATGCTTTCCGATCTTCGTGAATCGGGTGCCATAGAGCAGGATGCAGATGTGGTCATGTTTATATACAGAGATGACTATTATAATAAAGACACAGATATTAAAGGCGTGGCGGAGATTATTATCGCGAAACAGAGAAACGGTCCAATCGGGACGGTGAATCTGGCCTGGCTGCCGGATTACACGAAATTCGCAAATATACAGAAATAA
- the rplI gene encoding 50S ribosomal protein L9, translating to MKIILLEDVKSLGKKEEIIEVNDGYARNYILPKKLGVEATSKNLNDLKLQKANKEKIAQEQFEAAQAFAKDMETKEVVVKIKAGEGGKVFGSVSTKEIAQAAKAQCGMEIDKKKIQLGEPIKSFGVYEVAVKLHQKVTGKLKVKVQEE from the coding sequence ATGAAGATTATATTATTGGAAGATGTGAAGAGTCTCGGCAAAAAGGAAGAGATTATCGAGGTCAATGACGGTTATGCCAGAAATTATATTTTACCCAAAAAGCTCGGCGTAGAGGCGACCTCAAAAAATCTCAATGATTTAAAACTGCAAAAGGCAAATAAAGAAAAAATTGCTCAGGAGCAGTTTGAAGCGGCTCAGGCTTTTGCGAAGGATATGGAAACAAAAGAAGTGGTCGTTAAGATAAAAGCCGGCGAGGGCGGCAAAGTATTTGGTTCGGTGTCGACCAAAGAGATCGCGCAGGCGGCGAAGGCGCAATGTGGCATGGAAATTGACAAGAAGAAGATACAGCTTGGGGAGCCGATCAAAAGTTTTGGCGTTTATGAGGTTGCGGTTAAACTTCACCAGAAGGTGACAGGAAAGCTGAAAGTAAAAGTACAGGAAGAGTAA
- a CDS encoding HD domain-containing protein codes for MKYIKDYKEGDRVFDIYLCKHKQSAVTKNGKAYENVILQDKTGTVDAKIWDPNNAGIEEFGSLDYIEVYGEVTSFQSALQVNIKRVRLCREGEYDAGNYLPVSEQDIETMYARLLKIIDSVSNNSLKALLDAFFRNDETFVRAFKQSSAAKTVHHGFVGGLLEHTLGVAGLCEYYCSAYPLLNRDLLLTAALCHDIGKTRELSLFPENDYTDEGQLLGHIVMGSEMIGEKVREVKGFPKELESELKHCILAHHGEYEFGSPKKPALIEAVALNFADNTDAKMQTFTEILKNAQGDGWLGFNRLFESNVKKTQVEEK; via the coding sequence ATGAAATATATCAAGGACTATAAAGAAGGCGACAGAGTATTTGACATTTATTTATGTAAGCATAAGCAGTCTGCGGTGACAAAGAACGGAAAGGCCTACGAGAATGTTATCCTGCAGGATAAAACAGGGACGGTTGATGCTAAAATATGGGATCCGAACAATGCCGGAATCGAAGAGTTTGGCAGTCTGGATTATATTGAGGTTTATGGTGAAGTGACGAGCTTTCAGAGCGCGCTGCAAGTAAATATCAAGCGGGTGCGCCTCTGCAGGGAAGGGGAATATGACGCGGGCAATTACCTTCCGGTCAGTGAACAGGACATCGAGACGATGTACGCCCGGCTTTTGAAGATCATTGACAGTGTTTCCAACAATAGTCTGAAAGCGTTATTGGACGCATTTTTCAGAAACGATGAAACGTTTGTCAGGGCGTTCAAACAATCGTCCGCGGCGAAAACCGTACATCATGGTTTTGTCGGAGGCCTGCTGGAACATACTCTGGGGGTTGCCGGTCTGTGTGAATACTATTGCAGTGCCTATCCACTGTTGAACAGAGACTTGCTGCTGACGGCCGCCCTCTGCCATGATATTGGGAAGACAAGAGAGCTTTCCCTGTTTCCGGAAAATGATTATACGGATGAAGGACAGCTTTTGGGACATATTGTGATGGGTTCTGAAATGATCGGAGAAAAAGTGCGTGAAGTGAAAGGATTTCCCAAAGAGCTGGAGAGCGAGCTGAAGCACTGTATTCTTGCGCATCACGGAGAATATGAATTTGGTTCCCCGAAAAAGCCGGCGCTCATAGAGGCGGTTGCACTCAACTTTGCGGACAATACCGATGCAAAGATGCAGACATTTACCGAGATATTGAAAAATGCACAGGGCGATGGCTGGCTTGGCTTTAACCGCCTGTTCGAGTCTAATGTAAAAAAGACACAGGTAGAAGAAAAGTAA